In Campylobacter concisus, a single window of DNA contains:
- a CDS encoding PilZ domain-containing protein gives MDFKGRQELVINCEDSILKLRDKFIDDGIKFCRQLTFIVPHDQVKICLENIFDTLLIQKPNATQLQDDLNNLIPKSNARDELINFLLLNLTLNFSHSCDNSAFVGYFVNAVSRIKEILCGAKDQQETNVKDMIETGTFFYEDPINTFTRMKKAKVRPELLNLYDGLNIKYEAEILEVKEDSVVFRVDMMQILAMKQDGKGFILPNSFFSKPLCADIVNYNIVNKGVTLSNFLRNTTMYAYKRKFQRILPNRFTKTIIKGKQDKIEGSLYDVSEGGISVLSPQTTNFQDGEELEATFEILIAPDKVKNVTLKLRLVTELAYKGYIRYCMKLIDDDETIKDFTQKRIKETLDELRSRINLYE, from the coding sequence ATGGATTTTAAAGGCAGGCAAGAGCTTGTAATAAATTGCGAAGACAGCATACTTAAATTAAGAGATAAATTTATCGATGACGGTATAAAATTTTGTAGGCAACTAACATTTATCGTGCCGCACGATCAGGTAAAAATTTGTCTTGAAAATATCTTTGATACACTGCTTATTCAAAAGCCAAATGCTACGCAGCTACAAGATGATTTAAATAATCTAATACCAAAATCAAACGCAAGAGACGAATTAATAAATTTCCTACTTTTAAATTTGACCTTAAATTTCAGTCACTCTTGCGACAACAGTGCCTTCGTAGGTTATTTCGTAAATGCTGTTTCAAGAATCAAAGAAATTTTATGTGGTGCCAAAGACCAGCAAGAAACAAATGTAAAAGATATGATCGAAACCGGAACATTTTTTTATGAAGATCCGATCAATACATTCACTCGTATGAAAAAAGCCAAGGTAAGGCCAGAGCTTTTAAATTTATATGATGGATTAAATATAAAATATGAGGCTGAAATTTTAGAAGTTAAAGAAGATAGTGTCGTTTTTCGCGTGGATATGATGCAAATTTTAGCTATGAAACAAGACGGCAAAGGTTTTATTTTGCCCAATAGCTTTTTCTCAAAGCCATTATGTGCTGATATTGTTAATTACAATATAGTCAATAAAGGCGTCACTCTTTCAAATTTCTTACGAAATACGACGATGTACGCATATAAAAGAAAATTCCAACGTATCTTGCCAAATCGTTTCACCAAAACTATTATCAAAGGAAAGCAAGACAAGATCGAAGGTAGCCTTTATGATGTTTCTGAGGGTGGCATAAGCGTATTAAGCCCGCAAACTACAAATTTTCAAGATGGAGAAGAGCTAGAAGCGACCTTTGAAATCTTAATTGCGCCAGATAAAGTAAAAAACGTGACTTTAAAACTAAGACTTGTTACAGAGCTGGCATATAAAGGCTACATTAGATACTGTATGAAGCTTATCGATGATGATGAAACGATAAAAGATTTTACGCAAAAGCGCATAAAAGAGACACTTGACGAGCTTCGCTCACGTATAAATTTATACGAATAA